A region from the Acanthopagrus latus isolate v.2019 chromosome 8, fAcaLat1.1, whole genome shotgun sequence genome encodes:
- the kcng4a gene encoding potassium voltage-gated channel subfamily G member 4a, protein MPIISNANHDFSNLSVSDDSSLDRIFTEIPETETIKGVHYQRAQFIRRPEDLLSVDHALLAVINVGGNRYTFPWSTLEQFPLTRLGRLCGCRSPEDIASICDDYDEARKEFFFDRSPSAFRVILNFLAAGKLRLLREMCVLSLHDELTYWGVEITYMERCCKRKMYTRIEEVHELERREEECRQRNAMQRVPVEETRYRQVMNWLRDMVENPQSGLPGKIFACMSVIMVAVTVISLCISTMPDLREEEERGECSSKCYNMFIIETVCVAWFSLEFILRFIQARSKLEFLRGPLNIIDAMAILPYYVSLVVKEEDPTLDHERPGGGKGYLDKLGLVLRILRALRILYVMRLARHSLGLQTLGLTVRRSTREFGLLLLFLCVAVTLFSPLVHLAESELTGTHDFSSIPASYWWAIISMTTVGYGDMVPRSIPGQVVALSSILSGILIMAFPATSIFHMFSRSYQELKMEHDRLFKEECAAAAAAAAASGELQEAGGEGVGVDSALPGLGLRLDKDSVHSLESLALLKGTDSAGNNNHSLPAAAF, encoded by the exons ATGCCCATCATCAGCAATGCCAACCATGACTTCAGCAATCTGTCCGTCAGCGATGACAGCAGCCTTGACCGCATCTTCACAGAGATCCCCGAGACCGAGACCATCAAG GGTGTTCACTACCAGAGGGCTCAGTTCATCCGTCGGCCAGAGGACCTGTTGTCCGTCGACCACGCTCTGCTGGCAGTAATCAACGTTGGGGGAAACCGCTACACCTTCCCCTGGAGCACCCTAGAGCAATTCCCCCTCACGCGACTGGGCCGCCTCTGTGGCTGCCGGTCACCTGAGGACATCGCCAGCATCTGCGACGACTATGACGAAGCCCGCAAGGAATTCTTCTTCGACCGCTCGCCGTCGGCCTTCAGGGTCATCCTCAACTTCCTGGCCGCCGGGAAACTGCGTCTGCTGCGGGAGATGTGCGTCCTTTCCCTGCACGACGAGCTGACCTACTGGGGGGTGGAGATAACGTACATGGAGCGCTGCTGCAAGAGGAAGATGTACACCCGCATCGAGGAGGTGCACGAGCTGGAGCGGCGCGAGGAGGAGTGCAGGCAGAGGAACGCCATGCAGCGCGTGCCGGTGGAGGAGACGAGGTACCGACAGGTGATGAACTGGCTGAGAGATATGGTGGAGAATCCACAGTCTGGCTTGCCGGGGAAGATCTTTGCCTGCATGTCGGTGATCATGGTGGCGGTGACGGTCATCAGCTTGTGTATAAGCACCATGCCAGAcctcagagaggaagaggagagg GGTGAGTGTTCGTCCAAGTGCTACAACATGTTCATCATAGAGACGGTGTGTGTGGCCTGGTTCTCCCTGGAGTTCATCCTGCGGTTCATTCAGGCCCGCAGCAAGCTGGAATTCCTCCGAGGGCCACTCAACATCATCGACGCCATGGCCATCCTTCCCTACTACGTCTCCCTGGTGGTGAAAGAGGAGGATCCAACGCTGGACCACGAGAGGCCAGGAGGAGGTAAGGGCTACTTGGACAAGCTGGGCCTGGTGTTGAGGATCCTGCGCGCCCTGAGGATTCTGTACGTGATGCGTCTGGCTCGCCACTCTCTCGGCCTGCAGACGCTGGGGCTGACGGTCAGGCGCAGCACCCGGGAGTTCGGcctcctgctgctttttctctgcGTGGCGGTCACCCTCTTCTCCCCGCTGGTCCACTTGGCCGAAAGCGAGCTCACGGGCACACACGACTTCAGCAGCATCCCCGCCTCCTACTGGTGGGCCATTATCTCCATGACAACCGTGGGCTATGGCGACATGGTGCCAAGGTCCATTCCAGGACAGGTTGTAGCCCTGAGCAGCATCCTCAGCGGGATCCTCATCATGGCCTTCCCCGCTACCTCCATCTTCCACATGTTCTCGCGCTCCTATCAGGAGCTCAAGATGGAGCACGACCGACTGTTCAAAGAGGAGTGCGCAGCCGCcgcggctgctgctgccgcctctGGGGAGCTGCAGGAGGCGGGAGGTGAAGGAGTGGGGGTGGACTCAGCCCTGCCTGGGCTGGGATTACGTCTAGACAAGGATAGCGTGCACTCACTGGAGTCTCTTGCTCTGTTGAAAGGCACTGATTCTGCAGGAAATAACAACCACAGCctgccagcagcagctttcTGA